A region of Oncorhynchus masou masou isolate Uvic2021 chromosome 29, UVic_Omas_1.1, whole genome shotgun sequence DNA encodes the following proteins:
- the LOC135519141 gene encoding hepatic and glial cell adhesion molecule-like isoform X3 — protein sequence MAGSFFGKVILLLVYFLVEVTGEQQYGGLGREITLTPKVSGQPEDILWKHNGNKVVEFDRSQNVEYGRYKGRTILDWDSGALTIKGLTDADSGPYELEAVVRGKLQYSQHKVGVIDDVAQPSATCVVDTTTPENMDRTLLCSADLQPLTQFIWRSPEGSESPGPELFIPGGENQESIYTCVVKNPVSEKSAEFTLKDCYTEEGSSSVLNVVLPIVLLVLVAVLAFLLWYYWRKCKKPAEAALTKSEEEKGLVEDTNQGMVKERVEMINKQNADPNRKLQTEPAGIIVSPTKMTDTEHVQDKPNPGQQDLVTPDHTQAQQDLVTADPTPETAPGHTDSAGTTETAPGHTDSAGTTETAPGHTDSAGTTETAPGHTDSAGTTETAPGHTDSAGTTETAPGHTDSAGTTETAPGHTDSAGTTETAPGHTDSAGTTETAPGQTDSAGTTETAPGQTDSAGTTETAPGHTDSAGTTETAPGHTDSAGTTETAPGHTDSAGTTETAPGHTDSAGTTETAPGHTDSAGTTETAPGHTDSAGTTETAPGHTDSAGTTETAPGHTDSAGTTETAPGHTDSAGTTETAPGHTDSAGTTETAPGHTDSAGTTETAPGQTESAGTTPKLIPLNAETDKPNQDIGHKKALLDLNKPGLKQENELDQESDKPQEEITNLYTGDGKHESDSGT from the exons ATGGCAGGTAGCTTTTTTGGGAAAGTTATACTGCTTTTGGTTTATTTTCTCG TGGAGGTGACAGGTGAACAGCAGTATGGTGGCCTGGGAAGAGAGATCACCCTGACCCCCAAGGTCTCAGGTCAGCCTGAGGACATCCTGTGGAAACACAATGGGAACAAGGTGGTGGAGTTTGATAGGAGTCAGAATGTTGAGTATGGCAGGTATAAAGGCAGGACCATCCTGGACTGGGACTCTGGAGCGCTGACTATCAAAGGTCTCACTGATGCAGACAGTGGGCCCTATGAGTTAGAGGCTGTCGTCAGGGGCAAGCTGCAGTACTCTCAACATAAGGTGGGGGTTATTG ATGATGTGGCACAGCCCAGTGCAACCTGTGTGGTTGACACCACAACCCCAGAGAACATGGACAGAACCCTGCTGTGCTCAGCTGACCTCCAGCCCCTGACCCAGTTCATCTGGAGGAGTCCTGAGGGGTCAGAGAGTCCTGGACCTGAGCTGTTCATACCTGGGGGGGAGAACCAGGAGTCTATCTACACATGTGTGGTGAAAAACCCTGTTAGTGAGAAAAGTGCAGAGTTCACCCTGAAGGACTGCTACACTG AGGAAGGCTCATCCAGTGTCCTGAATGTGGTCCTGCCCATTGTCCTTCTCGTCTTAGTTGCTGTTCTGGCATTTCTCTTGTGGTACTACTGGAGGAAATGCAAGAAAC CAGCTGAAGCTGCACTGACAAAATCTGAAGAAGAGAAAGGACTGGTGGAAGATACAAATCAAG GAATGGTAAAAGAGCGGGTAGAGATGATAAACAAGCAGAATGCTGATCCAAATAGGAAATTGCAAACTGAACCAGCTGGAATAATTGTCTCTCCAACAAAAA TGACAGACACAGAGCATGTACAGGACAAGCCCAACCCAGGCCAACAAGACCTAGTCACACCAGACCACACCCAGGCCCAACAAGACCTAGTCACAGCAGACCCCACCCCAGAGACAGCTCCAGGCCACACAGACTCAGCAGGCACAACAGAGACAGCTCCAGGCCACACAGACTCAGCAGGCACAACAGAGACCGCTCCAGGCCACACAGACTCAGCAGGCACAACAGAGACAGCTCCAGGCCACACAGACTCAGCAGGCACAACAGAGACAGCTCCAGGCCACACAGACTCAGCAGGCACAACAGAGACAGCTCCAGGCCACACAGACTCAGCAGGCACAACAGAGACAGCTCCAGGCCACACAGACTCAGCAGGCACAACAGAGACAGCTCCAGGCCACACAGACTCAGCAGGCACAACAGAGACAGCTCCAGGCCAAACAGACTCAGCAGGCACAACAGAGACAGCTCCAGGCCAAACAGACTCAGCAGGCACAACAGAGACAGCTCCAGGCCACACAGATTCAGCAGGCACAACAGAGACCGCTCCAGGCCACACAGACTCAGCAGGCACAACAGAGACAGCTCCAGGCCACACAGACTCAGCAGGCACAACAGAGACAGCTCCAGGCCACACAGATTCAGCAGGCACAACAGAGACCGCTCCAGGCCACACAGACTCAGCAGGCACAACAGAGACAGCTCCAGGCCACACAGACTCAGCAGGCACAACAGAGACAGCTCCAGGCCACACAGACTCAGCAGGCACAACAGAGACCGCTCCAGGCCACACAGACTCAGCAGGCACAACAGAGACAGCTCCAGGCCACACAGACTCAGCAGGCACAACAGAGACAGCTCCAGGCCACACAGACTCAGCAGGCACAACAGAGACAGCTCCAGGCCACACAGACTCAGCAGGCACAACAGAGACAGCTCCAGGCCAAACAGAATCAGCAGGCACAACACCCAAATTGATTCCACTAAATGCAGAAACAGATAAACCCAACCAGGACATAGGGCACAAGAAGGCCCTGCTTGACCTGAACAAACCAGGTCTTAAACAGGAGAATGAACTAGACCAAGAATCAGACAAGCCCCAAGAGGAGATAACAAACCTGTACACGGGAGATGGTAAACATGAGAGCGACTCAGGTACCTaa
- the LOC135519141 gene encoding hornerin-like isoform X7, translated as MAGSFFGKVILLLVYFLVEVTGEQQYGGLGREITLTPKVSGQPEDILWKHNGNKVVEFDRSQNVEYGRYKGRTILDWDSGALTIKGLTDADSGPYELEAVVRGKLQYSQHKVGVIDDVAQPSATCVVDTTTPENMDRTLLCSADLQPLTQFIWRSPEGSESPGPELFIPGGENQESIYTCVVKNPVSEKSAEFTLKDCYTAAEAALTKSEEEKGLVEDTNQGMVKERVEMINKQNADPNRKLQTEPAGIIVSPTKMTDTEHVQDKPNPGQQDLVTPDHTQAQQDLVTADPTPETAPGHTDSAGTTETAPGHTDSAGTTETAPGHTDSAGTTETAPGHTDSAGTTETAPGHTDSAGTTETAPGHTDSAGTTETAPGHTDSAGTTETAPGHTDSAGTTETAPGQTDSAGTTETAPGQTDSAGTTETAPGHTDSAGTTETAPGHTDSAGTTETAPGHTDSAGTTETAPGHTDSAGTTETAPGHTDSAGTTETAPGHTDSAGTTETAPGHTDSAGTTETAPGHTDSAGTTETAPGHTDSAGTTETAPGHTDSAGTTETAPGHTDSAGTTETAPGQTESAGTTPKLIPLNAETDKPNQDIGHKKALLDLNKPGLKQENELDQESDKPQEEITNLYTGDGKHESDSGT; from the exons ATGGCAGGTAGCTTTTTTGGGAAAGTTATACTGCTTTTGGTTTATTTTCTCG TGGAGGTGACAGGTGAACAGCAGTATGGTGGCCTGGGAAGAGAGATCACCCTGACCCCCAAGGTCTCAGGTCAGCCTGAGGACATCCTGTGGAAACACAATGGGAACAAGGTGGTGGAGTTTGATAGGAGTCAGAATGTTGAGTATGGCAGGTATAAAGGCAGGACCATCCTGGACTGGGACTCTGGAGCGCTGACTATCAAAGGTCTCACTGATGCAGACAGTGGGCCCTATGAGTTAGAGGCTGTCGTCAGGGGCAAGCTGCAGTACTCTCAACATAAGGTGGGGGTTATTG ATGATGTGGCACAGCCCAGTGCAACCTGTGTGGTTGACACCACAACCCCAGAGAACATGGACAGAACCCTGCTGTGCTCAGCTGACCTCCAGCCCCTGACCCAGTTCATCTGGAGGAGTCCTGAGGGGTCAGAGAGTCCTGGACCTGAGCTGTTCATACCTGGGGGGGAGAACCAGGAGTCTATCTACACATGTGTGGTGAAAAACCCTGTTAGTGAGAAAAGTGCAGAGTTCACCCTGAAGGACTGCTACACTG CAGCTGAAGCTGCACTGACAAAATCTGAAGAAGAGAAAGGACTGGTGGAAGATACAAATCAAG GAATGGTAAAAGAGCGGGTAGAGATGATAAACAAGCAGAATGCTGATCCAAATAGGAAATTGCAAACTGAACCAGCTGGAATAATTGTCTCTCCAACAAAAA TGACAGACACAGAGCATGTACAGGACAAGCCCAACCCAGGCCAACAAGACCTAGTCACACCAGACCACACCCAGGCCCAACAAGACCTAGTCACAGCAGACCCCACCCCAGAGACAGCTCCAGGCCACACAGACTCAGCAGGCACAACAGAGACAGCTCCAGGCCACACAGACTCAGCAGGCACAACAGAGACCGCTCCAGGCCACACAGACTCAGCAGGCACAACAGAGACAGCTCCAGGCCACACAGACTCAGCAGGCACAACAGAGACAGCTCCAGGCCACACAGACTCAGCAGGCACAACAGAGACAGCTCCAGGCCACACAGACTCAGCAGGCACAACAGAGACAGCTCCAGGCCACACAGACTCAGCAGGCACAACAGAGACAGCTCCAGGCCACACAGACTCAGCAGGCACAACAGAGACAGCTCCAGGCCAAACAGACTCAGCAGGCACAACAGAGACAGCTCCAGGCCAAACAGACTCAGCAGGCACAACAGAGACAGCTCCAGGCCACACAGATTCAGCAGGCACAACAGAGACCGCTCCAGGCCACACAGACTCAGCAGGCACAACAGAGACAGCTCCAGGCCACACAGACTCAGCAGGCACAACAGAGACAGCTCCAGGCCACACAGATTCAGCAGGCACAACAGAGACCGCTCCAGGCCACACAGACTCAGCAGGCACAACAGAGACAGCTCCAGGCCACACAGACTCAGCAGGCACAACAGAGACAGCTCCAGGCCACACAGACTCAGCAGGCACAACAGAGACCGCTCCAGGCCACACAGACTCAGCAGGCACAACAGAGACAGCTCCAGGCCACACAGACTCAGCAGGCACAACAGAGACAGCTCCAGGCCACACAGACTCAGCAGGCACAACAGAGACAGCTCCAGGCCACACAGACTCAGCAGGCACAACAGAGACAGCTCCAGGCCAAACAGAATCAGCAGGCACAACACCCAAATTGATTCCACTAAATGCAGAAACAGATAAACCCAACCAGGACATAGGGCACAAGAAGGCCCTGCTTGACCTGAACAAACCAGGTCTTAAACAGGAGAATGAACTAGACCAAGAATCAGACAAGCCCCAAGAGGAGATAACAAACCTGTACACGGGAGATGGTAAACATGAGAGCGACTCAGGTACCTaa
- the LOC135519141 gene encoding mucin-12-like isoform X8 has product MAGSFFGKVILLLVYFLVEVTGEQQYGGLGREITLTPKVSGQPEDILWKHNGNKVVEFDRSQNVEYGRYKGRTILDWDSGALTIKGLTDADSGPYELEAVVRGKLQYSQHKVGVIDDVAQPSATCVVDTTTPENMDRTLLCSADLQPLTQFIWRSPEGSESPGPELFIPGGENQESIYTCVVKNPVSEKSAEFTLKDCYTAEAALTKSEEEKGLVEDTNQGMVKERVEMINKQNADPNRKLQTEPAGIIVSPTKMTDTEHVQDKPNPGQQDLVTPDHTQAQQDLVTADPTPETAPGHTDSAGTTETAPGHTDSAGTTETAPGHTDSAGTTETAPGHTDSAGTTETAPGHTDSAGTTETAPGHTDSAGTTETAPGHTDSAGTTETAPGHTDSAGTTETAPGQTDSAGTTETAPGQTDSAGTTETAPGHTDSAGTTETAPGHTDSAGTTETAPGHTDSAGTTETAPGHTDSAGTTETAPGHTDSAGTTETAPGHTDSAGTTETAPGHTDSAGTTETAPGHTDSAGTTETAPGHTDSAGTTETAPGHTDSAGTTETAPGHTDSAGTTETAPGQTESAGTTPKLIPLNAETDKPNQDIGHKKALLDLNKPGLKQENELDQESDKPQEEITNLYTGDGKHESDSGT; this is encoded by the exons ATGGCAGGTAGCTTTTTTGGGAAAGTTATACTGCTTTTGGTTTATTTTCTCG TGGAGGTGACAGGTGAACAGCAGTATGGTGGCCTGGGAAGAGAGATCACCCTGACCCCCAAGGTCTCAGGTCAGCCTGAGGACATCCTGTGGAAACACAATGGGAACAAGGTGGTGGAGTTTGATAGGAGTCAGAATGTTGAGTATGGCAGGTATAAAGGCAGGACCATCCTGGACTGGGACTCTGGAGCGCTGACTATCAAAGGTCTCACTGATGCAGACAGTGGGCCCTATGAGTTAGAGGCTGTCGTCAGGGGCAAGCTGCAGTACTCTCAACATAAGGTGGGGGTTATTG ATGATGTGGCACAGCCCAGTGCAACCTGTGTGGTTGACACCACAACCCCAGAGAACATGGACAGAACCCTGCTGTGCTCAGCTGACCTCCAGCCCCTGACCCAGTTCATCTGGAGGAGTCCTGAGGGGTCAGAGAGTCCTGGACCTGAGCTGTTCATACCTGGGGGGGAGAACCAGGAGTCTATCTACACATGTGTGGTGAAAAACCCTGTTAGTGAGAAAAGTGCAGAGTTCACCCTGAAGGACTGCTACACTG CTGAAGCTGCACTGACAAAATCTGAAGAAGAGAAAGGACTGGTGGAAGATACAAATCAAG GAATGGTAAAAGAGCGGGTAGAGATGATAAACAAGCAGAATGCTGATCCAAATAGGAAATTGCAAACTGAACCAGCTGGAATAATTGTCTCTCCAACAAAAA TGACAGACACAGAGCATGTACAGGACAAGCCCAACCCAGGCCAACAAGACCTAGTCACACCAGACCACACCCAGGCCCAACAAGACCTAGTCACAGCAGACCCCACCCCAGAGACAGCTCCAGGCCACACAGACTCAGCAGGCACAACAGAGACAGCTCCAGGCCACACAGACTCAGCAGGCACAACAGAGACCGCTCCAGGCCACACAGACTCAGCAGGCACAACAGAGACAGCTCCAGGCCACACAGACTCAGCAGGCACAACAGAGACAGCTCCAGGCCACACAGACTCAGCAGGCACAACAGAGACAGCTCCAGGCCACACAGACTCAGCAGGCACAACAGAGACAGCTCCAGGCCACACAGACTCAGCAGGCACAACAGAGACAGCTCCAGGCCACACAGACTCAGCAGGCACAACAGAGACAGCTCCAGGCCAAACAGACTCAGCAGGCACAACAGAGACAGCTCCAGGCCAAACAGACTCAGCAGGCACAACAGAGACAGCTCCAGGCCACACAGATTCAGCAGGCACAACAGAGACCGCTCCAGGCCACACAGACTCAGCAGGCACAACAGAGACAGCTCCAGGCCACACAGACTCAGCAGGCACAACAGAGACAGCTCCAGGCCACACAGATTCAGCAGGCACAACAGAGACCGCTCCAGGCCACACAGACTCAGCAGGCACAACAGAGACAGCTCCAGGCCACACAGACTCAGCAGGCACAACAGAGACAGCTCCAGGCCACACAGACTCAGCAGGCACAACAGAGACCGCTCCAGGCCACACAGACTCAGCAGGCACAACAGAGACAGCTCCAGGCCACACAGACTCAGCAGGCACAACAGAGACAGCTCCAGGCCACACAGACTCAGCAGGCACAACAGAGACAGCTCCAGGCCACACAGACTCAGCAGGCACAACAGAGACAGCTCCAGGCCAAACAGAATCAGCAGGCACAACACCCAAATTGATTCCACTAAATGCAGAAACAGATAAACCCAACCAGGACATAGGGCACAAGAAGGCCCTGCTTGACCTGAACAAACCAGGTCTTAAACAGGAGAATGAACTAGACCAAGAATCAGACAAGCCCCAAGAGGAGATAACAAACCTGTACACGGGAGATGGTAAACATGAGAGCGACTCAGGTACCTaa
- the LOC135519141 gene encoding location of vulva defective 1-like isoform X2, whose translation MAGSFFGKVILLLVYFLVEVTGEQQYGGLGREITLTPKVSGQPEDILWKHNGNKVVEFDRSQNVEYGRYKGRTILDWDSGALTIKGLTDADSGPYELEAVVRGKLQYSQHKVGVIDDVAQPSATCVVDTTTPENMDRTLLCSADLQPLTQFIWRSPEGSESPGPELFIPGGENQESIYTCVVKNPVSEKSAEFTLKDCYTEEGSSSVLNVVLPIVLLVLVAVLAFLLWYYWRKCKKPEAALTKSEEEKGLVEDTNQGNKDPEDDHSENTGNITSIPKGMVKERVEMINKQNADPNRKLQTEPAGIIVSPTKMTDTEHVQDKPNPGQQDLVTPDHTQAQQDLVTADPTPETAPGHTDSAGTTETAPGHTDSAGTTETAPGHTDSAGTTETAPGHTDSAGTTETAPGHTDSAGTTETAPGHTDSAGTTETAPGHTDSAGTTETAPGHTDSAGTTETAPGQTDSAGTTETAPGQTDSAGTTETAPGHTDSAGTTETAPGHTDSAGTTETAPGHTDSAGTTETAPGHTDSAGTTETAPGHTDSAGTTETAPGHTDSAGTTETAPGHTDSAGTTETAPGHTDSAGTTETAPGHTDSAGTTETAPGHTDSAGTTETAPGHTDSAGTTETAPGQTESAGTTPKLIPLNAETDKPNQDIGHKKALLDLNKPGLKQENELDQESDKPQEEITNLYTGDGKHESDSGT comes from the exons ATGGCAGGTAGCTTTTTTGGGAAAGTTATACTGCTTTTGGTTTATTTTCTCG TGGAGGTGACAGGTGAACAGCAGTATGGTGGCCTGGGAAGAGAGATCACCCTGACCCCCAAGGTCTCAGGTCAGCCTGAGGACATCCTGTGGAAACACAATGGGAACAAGGTGGTGGAGTTTGATAGGAGTCAGAATGTTGAGTATGGCAGGTATAAAGGCAGGACCATCCTGGACTGGGACTCTGGAGCGCTGACTATCAAAGGTCTCACTGATGCAGACAGTGGGCCCTATGAGTTAGAGGCTGTCGTCAGGGGCAAGCTGCAGTACTCTCAACATAAGGTGGGGGTTATTG ATGATGTGGCACAGCCCAGTGCAACCTGTGTGGTTGACACCACAACCCCAGAGAACATGGACAGAACCCTGCTGTGCTCAGCTGACCTCCAGCCCCTGACCCAGTTCATCTGGAGGAGTCCTGAGGGGTCAGAGAGTCCTGGACCTGAGCTGTTCATACCTGGGGGGGAGAACCAGGAGTCTATCTACACATGTGTGGTGAAAAACCCTGTTAGTGAGAAAAGTGCAGAGTTCACCCTGAAGGACTGCTACACTG AGGAAGGCTCATCCAGTGTCCTGAATGTGGTCCTGCCCATTGTCCTTCTCGTCTTAGTTGCTGTTCTGGCATTTCTCTTGTGGTACTACTGGAGGAAATGCAAGAAAC CTGAAGCTGCACTGACAAAATCTGAAGAAGAGAAAGGACTGGTGGAAGATACAAATCAAG GAAACAAAGATCCTGAGGATGACCATTCTGAGAACACTGGAAATATAACTTCTATACCAAAAG GAATGGTAAAAGAGCGGGTAGAGATGATAAACAAGCAGAATGCTGATCCAAATAGGAAATTGCAAACTGAACCAGCTGGAATAATTGTCTCTCCAACAAAAA TGACAGACACAGAGCATGTACAGGACAAGCCCAACCCAGGCCAACAAGACCTAGTCACACCAGACCACACCCAGGCCCAACAAGACCTAGTCACAGCAGACCCCACCCCAGAGACAGCTCCAGGCCACACAGACTCAGCAGGCACAACAGAGACAGCTCCAGGCCACACAGACTCAGCAGGCACAACAGAGACCGCTCCAGGCCACACAGACTCAGCAGGCACAACAGAGACAGCTCCAGGCCACACAGACTCAGCAGGCACAACAGAGACAGCTCCAGGCCACACAGACTCAGCAGGCACAACAGAGACAGCTCCAGGCCACACAGACTCAGCAGGCACAACAGAGACAGCTCCAGGCCACACAGACTCAGCAGGCACAACAGAGACAGCTCCAGGCCACACAGACTCAGCAGGCACAACAGAGACAGCTCCAGGCCAAACAGACTCAGCAGGCACAACAGAGACAGCTCCAGGCCAAACAGACTCAGCAGGCACAACAGAGACAGCTCCAGGCCACACAGATTCAGCAGGCACAACAGAGACCGCTCCAGGCCACACAGACTCAGCAGGCACAACAGAGACAGCTCCAGGCCACACAGACTCAGCAGGCACAACAGAGACAGCTCCAGGCCACACAGATTCAGCAGGCACAACAGAGACCGCTCCAGGCCACACAGACTCAGCAGGCACAACAGAGACAGCTCCAGGCCACACAGACTCAGCAGGCACAACAGAGACAGCTCCAGGCCACACAGACTCAGCAGGCACAACAGAGACCGCTCCAGGCCACACAGACTCAGCAGGCACAACAGAGACAGCTCCAGGCCACACAGACTCAGCAGGCACAACAGAGACAGCTCCAGGCCACACAGACTCAGCAGGCACAACAGAGACAGCTCCAGGCCACACAGACTCAGCAGGCACAACAGAGACAGCTCCAGGCCAAACAGAATCAGCAGGCACAACACCCAAATTGATTCCACTAAATGCAGAAACAGATAAACCCAACCAGGACATAGGGCACAAGAAGGCCCTGCTTGACCTGAACAAACCAGGTCTTAAACAGGAGAATGAACTAGACCAAGAATCAGACAAGCCCCAAGAGGAGATAACAAACCTGTACACGGGAGATGGTAAACATGAGAGCGACTCAGGTACCTaa
- the LOC135519141 gene encoding hepatic and glial cell adhesion molecule-like isoform X4, whose protein sequence is MAGSFFGKVILLLVYFLVEVTGEQQYGGLGREITLTPKVSGQPEDILWKHNGNKVVEFDRSQNVEYGRYKGRTILDWDSGALTIKGLTDADSGPYELEAVVRGKLQYSQHKVGVIDDVAQPSATCVVDTTTPENMDRTLLCSADLQPLTQFIWRSPEGSESPGPELFIPGGENQESIYTCVVKNPVSEKSAEFTLKDCYTEEGSSSVLNVVLPIVLLVLVAVLAFLLWYYWRKCKKPEAALTKSEEEKGLVEDTNQGMVKERVEMINKQNADPNRKLQTEPAGIIVSPTKMTDTEHVQDKPNPGQQDLVTPDHTQAQQDLVTADPTPETAPGHTDSAGTTETAPGHTDSAGTTETAPGHTDSAGTTETAPGHTDSAGTTETAPGHTDSAGTTETAPGHTDSAGTTETAPGHTDSAGTTETAPGHTDSAGTTETAPGQTDSAGTTETAPGQTDSAGTTETAPGHTDSAGTTETAPGHTDSAGTTETAPGHTDSAGTTETAPGHTDSAGTTETAPGHTDSAGTTETAPGHTDSAGTTETAPGHTDSAGTTETAPGHTDSAGTTETAPGHTDSAGTTETAPGHTDSAGTTETAPGHTDSAGTTETAPGQTESAGTTPKLIPLNAETDKPNQDIGHKKALLDLNKPGLKQENELDQESDKPQEEITNLYTGDGKHESDSGT, encoded by the exons ATGGCAGGTAGCTTTTTTGGGAAAGTTATACTGCTTTTGGTTTATTTTCTCG TGGAGGTGACAGGTGAACAGCAGTATGGTGGCCTGGGAAGAGAGATCACCCTGACCCCCAAGGTCTCAGGTCAGCCTGAGGACATCCTGTGGAAACACAATGGGAACAAGGTGGTGGAGTTTGATAGGAGTCAGAATGTTGAGTATGGCAGGTATAAAGGCAGGACCATCCTGGACTGGGACTCTGGAGCGCTGACTATCAAAGGTCTCACTGATGCAGACAGTGGGCCCTATGAGTTAGAGGCTGTCGTCAGGGGCAAGCTGCAGTACTCTCAACATAAGGTGGGGGTTATTG ATGATGTGGCACAGCCCAGTGCAACCTGTGTGGTTGACACCACAACCCCAGAGAACATGGACAGAACCCTGCTGTGCTCAGCTGACCTCCAGCCCCTGACCCAGTTCATCTGGAGGAGTCCTGAGGGGTCAGAGAGTCCTGGACCTGAGCTGTTCATACCTGGGGGGGAGAACCAGGAGTCTATCTACACATGTGTGGTGAAAAACCCTGTTAGTGAGAAAAGTGCAGAGTTCACCCTGAAGGACTGCTACACTG AGGAAGGCTCATCCAGTGTCCTGAATGTGGTCCTGCCCATTGTCCTTCTCGTCTTAGTTGCTGTTCTGGCATTTCTCTTGTGGTACTACTGGAGGAAATGCAAGAAAC CTGAAGCTGCACTGACAAAATCTGAAGAAGAGAAAGGACTGGTGGAAGATACAAATCAAG GAATGGTAAAAGAGCGGGTAGAGATGATAAACAAGCAGAATGCTGATCCAAATAGGAAATTGCAAACTGAACCAGCTGGAATAATTGTCTCTCCAACAAAAA TGACAGACACAGAGCATGTACAGGACAAGCCCAACCCAGGCCAACAAGACCTAGTCACACCAGACCACACCCAGGCCCAACAAGACCTAGTCACAGCAGACCCCACCCCAGAGACAGCTCCAGGCCACACAGACTCAGCAGGCACAACAGAGACAGCTCCAGGCCACACAGACTCAGCAGGCACAACAGAGACCGCTCCAGGCCACACAGACTCAGCAGGCACAACAGAGACAGCTCCAGGCCACACAGACTCAGCAGGCACAACAGAGACAGCTCCAGGCCACACAGACTCAGCAGGCACAACAGAGACAGCTCCAGGCCACACAGACTCAGCAGGCACAACAGAGACAGCTCCAGGCCACACAGACTCAGCAGGCACAACAGAGACAGCTCCAGGCCACACAGACTCAGCAGGCACAACAGAGACAGCTCCAGGCCAAACAGACTCAGCAGGCACAACAGAGACAGCTCCAGGCCAAACAGACTCAGCAGGCACAACAGAGACAGCTCCAGGCCACACAGATTCAGCAGGCACAACAGAGACCGCTCCAGGCCACACAGACTCAGCAGGCACAACAGAGACAGCTCCAGGCCACACAGACTCAGCAGGCACAACAGAGACAGCTCCAGGCCACACAGATTCAGCAGGCACAACAGAGACCGCTCCAGGCCACACAGACTCAGCAGGCACAACAGAGACAGCTCCAGGCCACACAGACTCAGCAGGCACAACAGAGACAGCTCCAGGCCACACAGACTCAGCAGGCACAACAGAGACCGCTCCAGGCCACACAGACTCAGCAGGCACAACAGAGACAGCTCCAGGCCACACAGACTCAGCAGGCACAACAGAGACAGCTCCAGGCCACACAGACTCAGCAGGCACAACAGAGACAGCTCCAGGCCACACAGACTCAGCAGGCACAACAGAGACAGCTCCAGGCCAAACAGAATCAGCAGGCACAACACCCAAATTGATTCCACTAAATGCAGAAACAGATAAACCCAACCAGGACATAGGGCACAAGAAGGCCCTGCTTGACCTGAACAAACCAGGTCTTAAACAGGAGAATGAACTAGACCAAGAATCAGACAAGCCCCAAGAGGAGATAACAAACCTGTACACGGGAGATGGTAAACATGAGAGCGACTCAGGTACCTaa